The region AGAACTATTTCTGGACTGGAAGTCTGGGATTGTGAATATGAAAAGATGATCAAAGAAAAGAGAGGATCTATTACATATACTGAAGGAGAAGTAGTAAATGGAAACTTTGAAAGAGATATTGTAAACAAGCAGGAAGAATCCCCTGATGATTGGTACATCTGGGTTGGAGAAGGTGGAAAGGCTTCAGGAAAAGTTGTTAACGGAGAATTTAGAATGGATGTTGAAGAGCTGGGAAATCAAACATGGTCTATTCAACTAGCACAATTTATTAAGCTAGTAGCAGGAGATTATGTTCTTTCTTTCAAGGCTCGTGCTGATGTTCCAAGGGATATTCTTGTTTTGGTTCAACATGAAGGAGGAAGTTGGACTGTTTATGGTGAAAAGTATGCTGAATTAACCGAAGAAATGCAAGAGTTTACTGTAAATGTTTCACTTCCTGAAGATGATATTCCTAAACTTTCTTTTAATTTTGGAAAGACTCCAAAAGGTGTGCCAACTACTGTGTATATAGACGATGTATATATAAGACCAGCAGACTAAAGTAGACAAAAGCTTTGTAGAGATTGATTTGTGTCATTTTAAAAAATAAATTTTCACAGCTGACATGACAAATTTTGTTTTGAAAGTATTAGCGACTTTAGAAATGAAGATTTTCTAATAATGGAATTTTGAATTTCTAAAGTTAGTAATGTGAATATTGAGAGTATTGAAAGGAGGTTCAAAAATGGTTAAGAGAAAGATCTTTATCTTTATGTTCGTTTTACTTATGTCTTTAAGTTTAGCTAATTCTAATGATACTAAATCAAACCTTGAAGACATGTTTGATTACTCTTATCTTTTAGTTCCTCTTGCGGTTAAACCGTCGGTTGCTGGAACTTTGCGGGTTATAGAACATGAAGGCATAAAAACTATAGGAGATCAAAATGGAAATGTGATTCAACTGAGGGGTATGAGTACTCATGGGTTACAGTGGTATCCAGAAATATTAAACGATAATGCTTTTGCTGCCCTTTCAAACGATTGGGGAGCTAATGTCATTCGATTGGCTATGTATGTTGGTGAAGATGGATACGCAAAAGATCCCACAGTGATGAAAGAAAGGGTGATAAAAGGTATTGAACTAGCAAAAAAACACGATATGTATGTCATAGTAGATTGGCATGTTCATATTCCAGGAAATCCTTTAGCTGAAATTTATAGTGGAGCTTATGATTTCTTTGATGAAATTTCAAACCTTTATCCTAATGATCCTTACATCATTTATGAGCTTTGTAATGAACCTAGCAGTAATGATGGAGGTATTCCTGGTGGAGGGGTTCCCAATAACGAAGAAGGTTGGCAAATTGTAAAATCGTACGCAGAACCCATTATCGAAATGTTACGCAAGAAAGGGAATGAGAACTTAATTATAGTAGGTAGTCCTAACTGGAGTCAAAGGCCTGATTTGGCAGCTGATGATCCAATAGCTGATAGCAACACTGTATATGCAGCTCATTTTTATGCAGGTACACATAAACCTGATCCTAACGATTATGTGATGAGCAATATTTTGTATGCATTAGAAAAAGGGGTACCGGTTTTTATTTCGGAATGGGGAACAAGCGAAGCTACTGGGGCCGGTGGACCGTATCTTGAAGAATCTGATAAATGGATCAGTTTTCTAAACAAACAGAATATAAGTTGGGTTAATTGGTCACTTACAAATAAAAATGAAAGTTCGGGTGCTTTTAGACCATTTATCAGTGGACAACACGAAGCTGCCAGTCTTGATCCAGGAGAACAACAGATTTGGGATCCTTATGAACTCAGTGTCTCTGGTGAGTATGTCAGAGCGCGTATTAAAGGTATTTCTTATCAACCTGTTGACCGAGGAAAGAGTATTATATGGGATTTTAACGATGGTACCACACAAGGTTTTGTAGTAAATAGTGATAGTCCTATCAAAGATTTAGTTCTTCAAAATGAAAAGAAAAGACTGAAAATATCGGGTTTAGATTCTAGTAACGATGTTTCAGAAGGTAACTTTTGGGCAAATGCACGTATTTCCGCAGATAACACAGCAGTGAGAAAGGATATTTTAGGTTGTGAAGAATTAAAAATTGATGTTTTTGTTAC is a window of Defluviitoga tunisiensis DNA encoding:
- a CDS encoding carbohydrate-binding domain-containing protein — translated: MVKRKIFIFMFVLLMSLSLANSNDTKSNLEDMFDYSYLLVPLAVKPSVAGTLRVIEHEGIKTIGDQNGNVIQLRGMSTHGLQWYPEILNDNAFAALSNDWGANVIRLAMYVGEDGYAKDPTVMKERVIKGIELAKKHDMYVIVDWHVHIPGNPLAEIYSGAYDFFDEISNLYPNDPYIIYELCNEPSSNDGGIPGGGVPNNEEGWQIVKSYAEPIIEMLRKKGNENLIIVGSPNWSQRPDLAADDPIADSNTVYAAHFYAGTHKPDPNDYVMSNILYALEKGVPVFISEWGTSEATGAGGPYLEESDKWISFLNKQNISWVNWSLTNKNESSGAFRPFISGQHEAASLDPGEQQIWDPYELSVSGEYVRARIKGISYQPVDRGKSIIWDFNDGTTQGFVVNSDSPIKDLVLQNEKKRLKISGLDSSNDVSEGNFWANARISADNTAVRKDILGCEELKIDVFVTEPTTVAIAAVPQSATHGWANPNCAVKLTEIDFVKQEDGLYKATLSITTEDAPNLGVIATDPNDSTLTNIILFIGTDNADTIFLDNIAIFGEKMVTPVAHAPLGVAKLPSDFEDGTRQGWDWDGTSGVKSALTIENVNNSKALSWEVTYPDVKPTDGWASAPRLILANINTTRIDNNRFAFDFYLKPERASKGAISINLAFAPPALGYWAQVKKTYDISLEELQAAELTEEGLYHFKVSFDLNDIADNKVIGPDTVLRDIIIVFADVESDYSGKMYIDNIRFEK